In Terriglobales bacterium, one DNA window encodes the following:
- a CDS encoding TonB-dependent receptor: MKVRNSIYALCAIFLLFCALIASAQETRSTISGTVTDPGGAAIPGANVTVTEVRTGVQTPTKTDATGHYNIPFLPPGQYQIEAEASGFRSFLRKGVTLASSEHPVIDVHLEVGQATQTVTVTAEAPILETANSSIGQSITTKEVEDFPLNGRNPMMITQLAIGVIATGQPALVHPFDNGAASAWSIGGTPSQTAEILMDGAPNASWDNRVAYAPPQDAVQEVKVKAFDADAGYGHTGSGTINQIMKTGTNNLHGSAYWFTQPSDWTANDFFNNRQGIPTAATKFNQYGFTAGGPVDVPKIYNGKNKLFWFAAFEKLNDSQPNAKLLTVPTAAERTGDFSSLLALDSSYQIYNPYSGVVSGTTVTRQPFFCDAGGNPITPNLTPGPSFGTQAAGTPCNKIPQQLLNPVALAYLKFYPQPNLPGESDGYSNYGNSVTTDDSYGNELGRIDWAMSDRSRLSFNIRHNNELQSKNNYFGNNTTGSQLVRQNWGGTVDEVFTFNPTTVMDVRSNYTRLREAHPSPSAGFSPTSLGFPGYISGNSPYLQLPVISFGSSCGNDTTQATSFDCFSSTGANLIPSNSYQLYGNVEKQLHSHTLKFGADGRRYTLNAQSYGASTGSFSFGTGWTNGPTTDAAASNFGQDFAAFMLGLPTGGSYDLNTRGTYNEYYYGIFVQDDWRIRPNLTLNLGVRYDRDNPYSEKLGRTVNGFNTVDANPIAAAAIAAYNKKPIPQIPAGSFAVPGGLTFASPSNGALWDNVSHMVSPRIGFAWTPDNLNGKVVIRGGFGMFVQPIALSSLGPNGKWSSSPILTQEGFSQSTPLLVPSDLSSPTVTLSDPFPSGFLQPAGSSAGLATFNGQNINFFSPVMKNPYSERWNFGFQQELAHNLLMEVDYIGNHAVHLPVTFTELNGIPRQYLSTLPYRDATLIKTLTSNVTNPFKGLIPGTSLNGSTVKLNQLLAPFPEFPVAGDSTTFSSGITENNLNVGSSNFNSFNVRLEKRLSQGLSMVGVYSYSKLIEADSWLNNTDPAPERRVSPFDHTHHFVVAANYELPIGRGKLLNLDSGWLNSLLGGWSTNAIYTYQTGAPILWMNGSTNNPGDYPICAVATVKGACPNGANGVPQATTAFPISGVDPRQVADGVPAFDTSHFVTTSSQQFQFHLRTVPSTFSYLRQDGLNNFDASVIKKFAVGEQRYFQFRMEAFNVLNHPTFDAPSTSVKSSNFGMITSQANLPRQLQMGLRFVF; this comes from the coding sequence ATGAAGGTCAGAAATTCCATTTACGCGCTCTGCGCGATTTTTTTGTTGTTCTGCGCGCTTATCGCTTCGGCTCAGGAAACACGCAGCACTATCAGCGGTACGGTTACCGATCCTGGCGGCGCTGCCATTCCCGGAGCGAATGTCACGGTCACGGAGGTTCGCACCGGGGTACAAACGCCCACGAAAACCGACGCTACCGGCCACTACAACATTCCATTTCTTCCGCCCGGCCAATACCAAATCGAAGCAGAAGCGAGCGGCTTTCGATCATTCCTTCGCAAGGGAGTCACGCTGGCCTCGAGCGAGCATCCGGTGATCGACGTTCATCTTGAAGTTGGTCAGGCGACACAAACTGTGACCGTGACGGCAGAGGCTCCGATTCTTGAGACGGCGAACAGCTCCATAGGGCAGAGCATCACGACCAAAGAGGTCGAAGACTTTCCACTGAACGGACGCAATCCGATGATGATCACGCAACTTGCCATCGGAGTGATTGCTACCGGTCAGCCTGCGCTCGTGCACCCCTTTGACAATGGCGCCGCGTCAGCGTGGAGCATTGGAGGCACGCCTTCGCAGACGGCTGAGATTCTGATGGATGGCGCCCCCAACGCAAGTTGGGATAACCGCGTTGCCTATGCCCCGCCACAGGACGCAGTGCAGGAAGTAAAAGTAAAAGCCTTTGATGCCGACGCAGGTTACGGACACACCGGCAGTGGCACGATCAACCAAATCATGAAGACCGGTACCAACAATCTGCACGGATCTGCGTACTGGTTCACCCAGCCGTCAGATTGGACGGCGAACGACTTCTTCAACAATCGACAGGGAATTCCTACGGCGGCGACTAAATTCAATCAGTATGGATTCACAGCCGGCGGCCCGGTTGATGTTCCTAAGATCTATAACGGGAAAAATAAACTCTTTTGGTTTGCAGCATTTGAGAAGCTGAACGATAGTCAGCCGAATGCAAAATTGCTGACCGTTCCCACAGCCGCCGAACGCACCGGAGACTTCTCCTCTCTTCTGGCGCTGGACAGCTCGTATCAGATTTACAACCCGTACAGCGGCGTGGTGAGCGGAACGACAGTCACTCGTCAACCGTTCTTCTGCGACGCCGGCGGGAATCCAATTACGCCGAATCTCACTCCTGGTCCCAGCTTCGGAACGCAGGCGGCTGGAACACCGTGCAACAAAATTCCGCAACAGCTGCTCAATCCTGTCGCGCTGGCGTACCTGAAGTTCTATCCCCAGCCAAACCTGCCTGGAGAATCCGACGGATACAGCAACTACGGAAATTCAGTAACTACAGATGACAGCTACGGCAATGAACTCGGTCGCATTGATTGGGCGATGAGCGATCGCAGCCGCTTGTCTTTCAACATTCGCCACAACAACGAACTGCAATCGAAGAATAACTATTTTGGGAACAACACCACCGGCTCCCAGCTAGTTCGGCAGAATTGGGGAGGTACGGTTGATGAGGTCTTTACTTTCAATCCAACTACGGTGATGGACGTGCGCTCGAACTACACACGCTTGCGCGAAGCGCATCCCTCTCCGAGCGCCGGATTCAGCCCCACATCGCTGGGCTTCCCGGGATACATCTCCGGCAACAGTCCCTACCTCCAGCTTCCGGTGATCAGCTTTGGCAGCAGTTGCGGCAACGACACCACACAGGCAACCAGCTTCGATTGCTTCAGCTCGACCGGGGCGAACCTGATTCCTTCTAACTCCTATCAGCTTTACGGAAACGTCGAGAAACAGCTCCACAGCCATACGCTGAAGTTCGGCGCCGATGGGCGTCGTTACACGCTGAACGCGCAGAGCTACGGTGCGTCGACGGGATCTTTCAGCTTTGGTACGGGTTGGACGAACGGTCCAACCACGGACGCAGCGGCTTCGAATTTCGGACAGGATTTCGCGGCTTTCATGCTGGGATTACCCACTGGGGGAAGCTACGACCTCAATACTCGTGGAACTTATAACGAGTACTACTACGGAATCTTTGTTCAGGACGATTGGCGCATACGACCCAATCTGACTCTGAATCTCGGAGTTCGCTACGATCGCGACAATCCGTACTCGGAGAAGTTAGGTCGAACGGTGAATGGATTCAACACTGTCGATGCAAATCCAATTGCCGCCGCTGCAATTGCTGCATACAACAAGAAGCCCATCCCGCAGATTCCGGCGGGCAGCTTCGCTGTACCGGGCGGACTTACGTTCGCTTCCCCCAGCAATGGCGCACTCTGGGACAACGTCTCGCACATGGTGAGCCCGCGTATCGGTTTTGCGTGGACGCCGGACAATCTCAACGGCAAGGTCGTAATTCGCGGCGGCTTTGGGATGTTTGTTCAGCCCATTGCGCTTTCCAGCCTTGGGCCCAATGGCAAATGGTCGAGCAGTCCCATTTTGACCCAGGAGGGTTTCAGTCAGAGTACTCCGCTGCTGGTACCGAGCGATCTCTCTTCACCCACGGTCACGCTGAGTGACCCGTTTCCCTCAGGATTCCTGCAGCCGGCCGGATCCTCCGCTGGTCTCGCCACGTTCAATGGGCAGAACATTAATTTCTTCAGCCCAGTCATGAAAAATCCATATTCTGAGCGGTGGAATTTCGGATTCCAGCAGGAACTCGCGCACAACTTGCTCATGGAGGTGGACTACATCGGCAATCACGCGGTTCATCTTCCGGTCACGTTCACCGAGCTGAACGGAATCCCGCGCCAGTACCTGAGCACGTTGCCGTACAGAGACGCCACTCTGATCAAGACTCTGACTTCGAACGTGACCAATCCATTCAAAGGATTGATCCCTGGCACCAGCTTGAATGGATCCACGGTTAAGCTGAACCAATTGCTGGCGCCATTTCCGGAATTTCCGGTGGCCGGCGATTCGACGACGTTCAGCTCAGGGATTACGGAAAACAACCTCAATGTAGGAAGTTCCAACTTCAACAGCTTCAACGTTCGACTTGAGAAGCGACTCTCGCAGGGTCTGTCGATGGTTGGCGTGTATTCGTACTCGAAGCTGATTGAAGCCGACAGTTGGCTCAACAATACCGATCCGGCTCCCGAGCGTCGGGTTTCACCGTTCGATCACACGCATCATTTTGTAGTCGCGGCAAACTACGAGCTTCCCATTGGCCGCGGTAAACTCCTCAATCTGGACTCGGGATGGCTTAACAGCCTTCTTGGTGGATGGAGCACCAACGCAATCTACACTTACCAGACGGGCGCGCCGATCCTGTGGATGAATGGCAGCACGAATAATCCTGGCGACTATCCGATCTGCGCAGTTGCCACGGTCAAGGGTGCGTGTCCGAACGGCGCCAATGGCGTGCCTCAGGCTACGACGGCATTCCCGATTTCCGGCGTGGATCCTCGGCAGGTCGCGGACGGTGTGCCGGCGTTCGATACCTCACACTTCGTTACAACATCATCGCAACAGTTCCAATTCCACCTTCGCACGGTGCCAAGTACATTTAGCTATCTGCGCCAGGATGGACTCAATAACTTCGATGCGTCGGTCATCAAGAAATTCGCAGTTGGCGAGCAGCGATACTTCCAGTTCCGCATGGAAGCGTTCAATGTTCTCAACCATCCGACCTTCGATGCACCGAGCACGTCAGTCAAGAGCTCAAATTTTGGGATGATTACCTCGCAGGCCAACCTCCCCCGGCAGCTCCAGATGGGCCTGAGATTCGTGTTTTAG
- the gyrA gene encoding DNA gyrase subunit A, which produces MADEQNPQLPLTPPGGEPPQGPGAANVVPINVEEEMRRSYLDYSMSVIIGRALPDVRDGLKPVHRRVLYTMNEMGLQYNKKYTKCAKVVGQAMGVYHPHGDSAIYDTLVRLAQDFSLRYPLVDGQGNFGSVDGDPPAAMRYTECRLEKIAGEMLADIDKETVDFVPNYDESTSEPTVLPTRIPNLLINGSNGIAVGMATNIPPHNLTEVVDATITLVQNPQTTLKEILKIVKGPDFPTGGFIYGRGGIEQAYTTGRGRFTVRAKAAIENLTQGRQAIVVTEIPYQVNKSNLIKRIAELVNDKVIDDISDVRDESDRDGMRIVIELKRGAEPQIILNQLYKHTSMQEGFSMIFLAVVNNQPREMGLVQAIQHFIDHRVDVVRRRTAYLLARAREREHILEGYKIALDNLDQVIKLIRGSASRAEAREALLAVNFKITDKQIHSNGKLSGRQADAILDLQLYRLTRLSTEEIFNELKEIRERIEEYESILASEKKLRNVIIKELEEVKKEYGDERRTTITDEGVEITLEDLVADEQVAVTVSHSDYLKRTAISTYRQQRRGGMGRKGMSTRDEDFVEQLIIASTHAYLLIFTNTGRVYWLKVYEIPDVGPAGKGKAIANLISLQPGETVRAILNVRDLEQEDKYVFFATRNGTVKKTPLKDFSNVMSRGIIAIGIEKDDELVAARLTDGNKIVFLASHDGMAIRFQEADVRPMGRPAYGVRGMDLHDKDYIVGMAVTDQPGAKKPNGKKKEEAEGEEQPAPSLILSVTENGYGKRTDAEEYRLISRGGKGVINVKTTERNGKVSAIMQVDEDSECMIISQFGKIIRIDTNQIREAGRASQGVRLLHLDAGDRVAAAVVIPPEEKNENGTLLQ; this is translated from the coding sequence ATGGCAGACGAACAGAATCCCCAACTCCCCTTAACGCCTCCCGGCGGCGAACCGCCTCAGGGACCCGGCGCAGCGAATGTAGTTCCCATCAACGTGGAAGAGGAGATGCGCCGATCGTATCTCGACTATTCCATGTCGGTAATCATTGGGCGCGCATTGCCAGATGTCCGCGACGGACTTAAGCCCGTGCATCGTCGTGTGCTCTACACCATGAACGAGATGGGCCTGCAGTACAACAAGAAGTACACCAAGTGCGCCAAGGTGGTCGGACAGGCGATGGGTGTCTATCATCCGCACGGCGACTCAGCGATCTATGACACGCTTGTGCGACTCGCGCAGGATTTCTCGCTTCGCTACCCGCTGGTCGATGGACAAGGAAACTTTGGATCGGTCGATGGCGATCCGCCGGCGGCCATGCGGTATACGGAGTGCCGCTTAGAAAAGATCGCCGGCGAGATGCTCGCCGACATTGACAAAGAAACGGTCGATTTCGTTCCGAACTACGACGAATCAACTTCGGAGCCGACAGTTCTTCCGACACGAATTCCCAACTTGCTCATCAACGGCTCAAATGGAATTGCAGTGGGCATGGCGACGAATATTCCCCCACACAATCTCACCGAAGTCGTCGATGCGACGATCACGTTAGTCCAGAATCCGCAGACCACGCTCAAAGAAATTCTGAAGATCGTTAAAGGCCCCGACTTCCCTACCGGCGGCTTCATTTACGGTCGCGGAGGAATCGAGCAGGCTTACACGACCGGTCGCGGACGCTTCACGGTTCGCGCCAAAGCTGCAATCGAAAATCTCACGCAAGGACGCCAGGCGATTGTCGTCACCGAGATTCCGTATCAAGTCAACAAGTCGAACCTCATCAAGCGCATTGCTGAACTGGTAAACGACAAAGTTATCGACGATATCTCCGACGTGCGCGATGAATCCGATCGCGATGGTATGCGCATCGTAATCGAGCTCAAGCGTGGAGCTGAGCCGCAGATCATCCTCAATCAGCTCTATAAGCACACCTCCATGCAGGAAGGTTTCAGCATGATCTTCCTGGCGGTCGTGAACAATCAGCCGCGCGAGATGGGGCTGGTGCAGGCGATTCAGCACTTCATCGATCATCGTGTCGATGTCGTGCGCAGACGCACGGCTTACTTGCTCGCACGGGCTCGAGAGCGCGAGCACATCCTCGAAGGCTACAAGATCGCGCTCGACAATCTCGATCAGGTGATTAAGCTGATCCGCGGATCGGCGTCGCGCGCCGAAGCTCGCGAGGCATTACTTGCAGTGAACTTCAAAATCACCGACAAGCAAATTCACTCGAACGGCAAGCTGAGCGGACGACAGGCCGATGCCATCCTCGACTTGCAGCTGTACCGTTTGACTCGCCTCTCGACCGAAGAGATCTTCAACGAGCTGAAAGAGATCAGGGAGCGCATCGAGGAGTACGAATCGATCCTCGCATCGGAAAAGAAGCTGCGCAACGTAATTATCAAGGAACTTGAAGAAGTTAAGAAGGAGTACGGGGACGAGCGCCGCACGACGATCACCGACGAAGGCGTTGAGATCACGCTCGAAGACCTCGTGGCTGACGAGCAGGTTGCGGTCACGGTTTCCCATTCCGATTATCTGAAGCGCACGGCGATCTCTACTTATCGCCAGCAGCGCCGCGGAGGCATGGGACGCAAGGGCATGAGCACTCGCGACGAAGACTTCGTCGAGCAGCTCATCATTGCTTCCACTCACGCCTATCTGCTCATCTTCACCAACACCGGCCGCGTGTATTGGTTGAAGGTATACGAGATTCCCGACGTGGGACCGGCAGGCAAGGGGAAAGCGATTGCTAATTTAATTTCCCTGCAACCCGGCGAGACGGTGCGTGCGATTCTCAACGTGCGCGATCTCGAGCAGGAAGATAAGTACGTCTTCTTCGCGACGCGCAACGGAACAGTGAAGAAGACGCCGCTCAAGGACTTCTCGAACGTGATGTCGCGCGGCATCATCGCAATTGGCATCGAGAAGGACGACGAACTAGTAGCCGCCCGCCTGACCGACGGCAATAAAATCGTCTTCCTCGCCTCCCATGACGGCATGGCCATCCGCTTCCAGGAAGCCGATGTGCGTCCGATGGGACGCCCCGCATACGGCGTGCGCGGCATGGATCTTCACGACAAGGACTACATCGTCGGCATGGCCGTTACTGACCAACCCGGCGCGAAGAAGCCCAACGGCAAGAAAAAAGAAGAGGCTGAAGGGGAGGAGCAGCCTGCGCCCTCCCTCATTCTCTCTGTCACGGAGAACGGGTACGGCAAGCGCACCGATGCGGAAGAGTATCGCCTGATTTCCCGTGGCGGGAAAGGCGTGATCAACGTCAAGACCACCGAACGCAACGGGAAGGTATCGGCGATCATGCAGGTGGACGAAGACTCCGAATGCATGATCATCAGCCAGTTCGGGAAGATCATCCGCATCGACACGAACCAGATCCGTGAAGCCGGCCGCGCGTCACAAGGCGTGCGACTGCTGCATCTGGATGCCGGCGATCGAGTTGCTGCAGCGGTGGTAATCCCACCGGAAGAGAAGAACGAGAACGGAACGCTGCTTCAATAG
- a CDS encoding DUF5818 domain-containing protein, whose amino-acid sequence MKKFAVIVVFFSLQLLSQEEKRFVGEIADSSCALNVHSLTRSHKEMLQGRGMGKTAADCSRICVEHYGSHYVLEDKKQNVFNLDDQKKAADFAGAHVIVTGNLVSKDSIHVVAIENEK is encoded by the coding sequence ATGAAGAAGTTCGCAGTCATCGTTGTTTTTTTCAGTCTGCAGTTGTTGTCGCAAGAAGAGAAGCGCTTCGTCGGCGAGATCGCCGATAGCTCATGTGCCCTGAATGTCCATTCGCTCACTCGATCGCACAAAGAGATGCTGCAGGGCCGGGGGATGGGCAAAACTGCCGCAGATTGCTCGCGCATCTGCGTCGAACACTACGGCTCCCATTACGTGCTCGAAGACAAGAAGCAAAATGTCTTTAATCTCGACGATCAGAAGAAAGCGGCCGACTTTGCAGGAGCGCATGTGATTGTGACAGGAAATCTCGTCTCAAAAGACTCGATTCATGTAGTCGCAATCGAAAACGAAAAGTGA
- a CDS encoding cytochrome c — protein MKRGCFLLALLCIFPVALLCSSPDPKPAPVLKSKNTHTEWSVAAGEQRYRANCSRCHQAPPKFQPAAMATLVRHMRVRAMITDDDMHAILKYMTQ, from the coding sequence ATGAAACGCGGTTGTTTTCTTCTTGCTCTGCTCTGCATTTTCCCGGTGGCATTGCTGTGTTCGTCTCCCGATCCGAAGCCTGCGCCTGTGCTGAAGTCGAAGAACACTCATACCGAGTGGAGCGTGGCTGCGGGTGAACAACGATATCGTGCGAACTGCTCGCGCTGTCATCAGGCGCCGCCCAAATTTCAGCCTGCCGCCATGGCCACGCTGGTTCGCCACATGCGTGTTCGCGCCATGATCACCGATGACGATATGCATGCAATCTTGAAGTACATGACACAATGA